A single Streptomyces sp. NBC_01381 DNA region contains:
- a CDS encoding 1-acyl-sn-glycerol-3-phosphate acyltransferase: protein MFYYLLKYVVLGPLLRLMFRPRIEGLEHVPESGAAIVAGNHLSFSDHFLMPAIIKRRITFLAKAEYFTGPGIRGRLTAAFFHSAGQIPVDRSGKEAGQAAIREGLGVLRKGELLGIYPEGTRSHDGRLYKGKVGVAAMALKAQVQVIPCAMIGTFEAQPPGQKVPNFQRVTIRFGAPLDFSRYAGMENEKAVLRAVTDEIMYAILGLSGQEYVDKYAAVVKAEEAERAAAASKRKFPRMPLS from the coding sequence GTGTTCTATTACCTTCTCAAGTACGTCGTGCTCGGGCCGCTGCTGCGGCTGATGTTCCGGCCGCGCATCGAGGGTCTTGAGCACGTACCGGAATCAGGTGCGGCGATCGTGGCGGGCAACCATCTCTCGTTCTCGGACCACTTCCTGATGCCCGCCATCATCAAGCGGCGGATCACGTTCCTTGCGAAGGCCGAGTACTTCACGGGGCCGGGAATCAGGGGCCGCCTCACGGCCGCGTTCTTCCACAGCGCGGGGCAGATCCCCGTGGACCGCTCCGGCAAGGAGGCGGGCCAGGCCGCGATCCGCGAGGGCCTCGGCGTGCTGCGCAAGGGCGAGCTGCTCGGCATCTACCCGGAGGGCACCCGCTCGCACGACGGCCGCCTCTACAAGGGCAAGGTCGGCGTCGCCGCGATGGCTCTGAAGGCGCAGGTTCAGGTGATCCCGTGCGCGATGATCGGCACGTTCGAGGCGCAGCCGCCGGGCCAGAAGGTGCCGAACTTCCAGCGCGTCACGATCCGTTTCGGGGCGCCCCTGGACTTCTCGCGGTACGCGGGCATGGAGAACGAGAAGGCGGTGCTTCGCGCCGTGACGGACGAGATCATGTACGCCATCCTCGGGCTCTCCGGCCAGGAGTACGTCGACAAGTACGCCGCTGTCGTGAAGGCGGAGGAGGCCGAGCGGGCCGCCGCGGCGAGCAAGCGGAAATTCCCCCGGATGCCGCTGAGTTGA